Part of the Diceros bicornis minor isolate mBicDic1 chromosome 17, mDicBic1.mat.cur, whole genome shotgun sequence genome is shown below.
aatatagtccTAGGTGGTATTATTTACTTGTTCCAGAGCTAAAAGTTAAATGTTCTATGTTACGCAAATTTGGTAATGGCCAACATTACCACATATCAGGGATAACATGGTAAGTTTCCTTGGACAGTATGGTCTATGGGTTACTATAGCGAGCTCGATCTCTGCATTTTTAGCGTTGGAGATATTTATGGCTCTGAGTACACCATGCATGGCTATTAAAGGTAAAAGAAACAGCAGGGGTATGGTTCCATTTGCTTAGTAAACAATTGTAGAAAGATGTTTATTAAAGCTGGCTCTCAAGTGACATAAATGCATAGTTCTATTATGCATGCTAAATTCAGCATGCTGCAAGCTCAAAAGCAGATAGATCAAaacaagaaagatttaaaaaatcacaaagacAAAAGATAGCTATGTCGGCATgtgacagaaaaataattttgcctCAAAAGTGATCTCTCCCAACCCCCTCAAGGAACATGTAACCACAATTTATGGAACAAAATTAAAACCAAGTTGGGAGTGTTCCATTTCATAAATTGCCTGACAttgaagttataaaaaaaaacactcaaatgAGCTGTTGTTAAACTCAAATACATTCTAATCTTTCTATTATAAACAAAAAACTACATCACATAATTACTGATGTATAATTCTTATTTATTAATGTGGAtgtttaatcttaaaaaaaaacaacaaaaaaaagcacacacaaaACAAGCCACTAAACAGATTCTTTCATGCACGTCTTTTTCTACCTCACGAGGTTCCACTCATGATTTTTAGAGGAGCTCCTTTGCTCAGAGTTGGCATATGTTTTTCAATTTTCATGTCCAGAGCCATATTTACAGAAAGATGTACAAATATTGTTGACGGTAGGCTGTGCAACCCTCACATGATTAAAACTTCAGCTCCTTGGTTCTCTAGGGCTTTGTGtaaatgccaataaatttgagagTTCACCCAACTGTGCCTCTTAACCTTTGTTCCCAAAGGTGAAGGGCAGGATTTTTAATCAAGTAGCAACTTATCTTTAATTAGGAAAACATAATTAGTTATTATCATCTAATTGCAATTATTGGTTGGAGAAAGTCACATTTCACAAGTAGTGACCCATGCCAGATTATCGTTCTCCTATTATTGAATTTTGCCTCTGTATTTGTATTTGGCAGACAGCCAAGAAAAATTCAAAGGTAATCACCATGCTTCTCTGCAGTCCAGCTGTCAAAGTCACCAACTCTGCTGCTTAATAAGAAACCAGGAGATACTTCCTGAGCCACATCTTGGCTGTATCTGTTTCCTGCTCAGACATCAAGTGTAGATCAAAATAATTGTATACAAAAAACCCCACGTGAAGCCTGTTAGAGAACTACTCCACACTTCGTTTCTGGTACAGTTAAAAACAGTTTAATGTCTCAAGGCACCACTATGGTTGAACATCAGATACACGGGTAATCAGCTAATCTGCTATGCTGTAAAGTCAGTAAATAGCTTGTGCAATTGTGAAAAGCAATCTCTAGGGGACTGTTAGATATACAGTAGGCACGTGTATCATaatacaaatagaaaacaatgagtcCTAGAAAAAGCATGTTGAGCACCGTTGTGGCATCGTTTGTATTTCTTTACCTAACACTACGTAAACCTTACATGTACAAAAGGAAAGACTAACTTTTTAAAGTTACACTCAAGGTTGCTTTTTGTGCTGTCTCCATGTAAGCGAATCTAGTTCGTAGGCGTGCTTTTAGAAGTCGTTGGATCTGGATCAGCTTCTGTCCCGCTGGTAGATTCATTCAAGTGTGAACTCAAGTTTTCTGACGTTAGGTGGGAAGACTTATAGACGATCTCGTTGAAGTCGGACCTGATGCAAACCAAAGCGGGGTCATTTAATGGGTCTTCCACTGAGGCCTGGGTGTTTTCTCGAGTGATTCCCATGTCTTTGCTGTGTTCTGATGGGGATTTTCTTTTCATGCGAGTGTAAGTTTTGTCTTGATTCTCCATGCCTTGCTCATTTTTCAAAAACCGTccaaagaaccaaatgaaaaatcCGAACCACACAAAAGCTATCAAACTTGGAACAAAAGCCAGACATTTGACATCAAGGCTAGCTCCTATGAACCTGCTGTGTAAGAACAGGTCTCCCTCCACATACGTTTTATTAGTCCGAGGGTTAGTGTGATTGGACCTCCATTCCCAGGAGAGCTTGGTTCTGTTCAAGTCCTTCAAACTCTCTGAGTCTTTCACTGTATATATCTTCTGCCCTGGGCCAATGTACTGTCCGTATTCATGAGGTTTATAAAATATCTGGTTCTTCCACATATTGAGATCCAAAATTAAGACAAGAAAGATAATTCCATAGTTAAACCATTTACctgcattaaaaaagaaacattgcATTAGTCAAAGATCTATAAAATTGCAATAGGATTTTCTTCAATAACATGAAGATAATGGCATAGTAGTATAAATTGTTAATGTTTTAGACCTGTTAACAATTAATTCTTTGAGAGTGCTATGCTGCCATTAAGTGAATTGGCAAAGGAAATTTCCTAAATGGATTCGAAGCATGTGAAAACGTAACTGCAGGTCTCAGAGCCAGTAATTGATGGTATTTACATCAACCCGATTAAATCTCTCTAGTTTATAGGCACCACAGCTATACTCAAATTTGGTTCCATGTAGGTTATTCTCTAGAACGTTTCaattaatgtttaaaaacaaagttCTAATGAATTCTTAGAAAAGTCCAGCGTATGATTGAACATCTCTTACGGTTTTATAATTATGtctgagcaagaaataaatcattttgcaatgCAAGCACAGCAGTATATCAGTTGAATTCACATTGCTGTTTGTAGGTGACCTGTTGATTAAACCATTAGTTGATGTGATACGGATCAATAATCCTTGAGCAGTCATTTCAAGATGCAAAAATAATTCCATCAAATTCTCATTGAATAGAATCCACTTATCAGACATATAAATATAACCGAAGCTAACGAACTGCTTTAGAAGACAGAATTTGAAAAGATTGTAACTAAGATGATTTCTTTGTAGTATTTAAAAATCTTACATAAATATTATTTAGATACATATTATCTAGTGATATCTCTACATCTTTAAATGGAAAGAATCTGGAAAAACTTTCAAGGGATATAGAttccattataatttttattataatcaatatttattgcAGGTTTTACAGCATTAAGTGCATTATAATAATATAGTAATAGCTACCTCATGGGTTTGCTGTACCAAATTAGAAGATATATGTACCAGATTCTAAAAGCTTTAGTTGTAATTATTATATGTGTTAtgtctaaattattttattttgtatttgaagATAGCAATATTGAACACTATTAAGTTACTGCTTCACATGATTAAAGAACCCTTAGGACAGGAGAGAGATTAGATCTTGGGCAAACTTTTTAAACCAAGAAtggtaaaaatgtatttttcaatatGTACTCTAACAGAATATATAGctacataaaaatataactttgtaggggccggcccggtggcgcaagcggttaagtgcgcgcgctctgctgcggcggcccggggttcgctggttcggatcccgggcgcgcaccgacgcactgcttggtaagccatgctgtggcggcgtcccatataaagtggaggaagataggtacagatgttagcccagggccgtcttcctcagcaaaaaaagaggaggattggcggatgttagctcagggctgatctcctcacgaaaaaaaaaaaaaaatacatatatatatatatatatatacacataacttTGTAAAGAATTTAGAAAAGTGTTTATCATGCTCTTTACAGATTTTCAAGCTCCTATTATATGCAAGGTTGAAAGGTTTTAATCCTGGCTCCAAAACTTACTAGTTATGTGTCCTTGGGCTAGTTGTTTAAATTCTCTAAACCCCCATTTCTTTACATgcagaaaataataatacttattaaTGCTGTTATACTTCATGAGATTATTAGACgctaagcacagtgcctggtatgtaatAGGAACTCAGTAATTGTTATCGTCATTATCATCAAACCTTGCCTAAGCCATGATAATGTCTTCACCTGCATGAGAAGGTGCAACTTCTTCTCTATGAAGAGAATTTATGTCAAGTCGTTCAACTACACAGGGTTTAAATATTTGTAATGGAAGTTCTTGCCTGAATGATTTATACTGCACACCCAAACTAGAAAGTAAGTTGGCACAACGGAAACGTTTCCAGATATGATAAAATATCTATAACTTCTGGTACTATTAAGATCAAACCACTCCTGCCCTCTGGATCTTCAAAACTAAAACAGAGTCACACTAAGAATCAACCATAAAATAAACTAAGAAAGCACAAGCCAGAGAAATTCAATCAAATACAAAGGTGAGCCTCATTACCAAACATTTATTGTGCTCATAATAGACGCTGTGTAGGATACCTTACAGATGCTGAGGACATATGTTTTGCCATCCATGGAGAAACTCATCATATTGTTGGGGAAACAGGACAGAGATATCAGCAGATAAATAACAATAAGAGGTCACATTTGAGAGGTGTCAAACGAGTGACACAAACCATAAATGCTGAAGAtgttgagaaaatgaaataaaactgaagGCTAACTTCTGCACAAAGGATTTTAGAGGAAGCAGCAATTCATATGGTCCTTGAACAAAAAGCAGGGAGAACAGTTtggaaaatttgcatttcttttagtttatgtttttattatGCTGCAGATAGAAGAACATACAGAAAAAGGTCAGGTGACGTGGAAGAGAGGGGCTGAGGGAAGTGAGAAGGAAAAGAATGGAGAATATTGCAGGGAAAGAAGGCAGGAGCAGAACGAGAGACAGGTGATAAGAAAACGTTCAGAGATTCTCATTCAGGATTAAGGAGGCACTGGTTTGTAGCTTCCATGATAGAAAGCAAGTTGAGAGGGGGGCTTTGGGTGCCTCTCTGTTGTAGGAGATCCATAGTTATTCTCCTGTCGTAAACTACATGTGTTATGAAGCCAGACTGGATGGTGAGGGGAAGAAGTCCTTGAGTGATGGTATGACTGACCATCACCCTCTTGACTCGCAAAGGTCCCTTGGAGAAACCTGTACCCTCTCTAGGTCATTTTCATCAACTCATGCATAGGGCAATCCCTCATAAAGGAGTCCCTGTTTCTAGAGAAACAGGACGTCAGAAACTAAAGATAAGAAGCATCACAGAATCAGGGAGAAGAAAGGAACGCTTATGGAGCTTGGAGAAGGGTGCTTTCCTGGTGGGGAAAAGACACTCAGTGAATGTTTATagacaaaggaaaagaataaaatcagaGAATAAAAGTGGAAGTGGATGTACGCTGATCAAACTAATGGAACCCCGAGGATAGGAGTTTTATTCCaacctttcaaaatatttttctattaccTAAGTTAAATGGTGCTGGGTCAGTTTGACTACTAAACTTTCATACTGAAGAATCACTTTATGTTATTTCTCATGTGACCTGGAGTCTGAATATTTAGATGGCATGgagaagcaaattaaaaatatgttgtcTGGCATTGATCTTATCACCCTGCTCTAACACACCTTTACCGATTTGTGAGAGGGAGTACCATAGTGACAAAAAGTGCAGGCTGGAAATCAGCAGAGGGAGATTTCATTCTAATACTCAAATAATACAACCTTGGGTAACCTGTTTAACCTCTCCAGACCTCAATAATCTTATTTTCAAATTGAGGATATTGAACTACATGCCTTCTAGTTCTATGACTCTGTCCTCTTCCTCCAAATCCTTCTACTTATTAGTTATGTGAATCCAATTTTTCATTCTGCGCAATGGAGAATAATACTAATGTAACTATCTcaaaggattattgtgaggatgaaGTGAGAAGTTATATTAGAAAGTTCTCTGAAACATAGTAAGTTTGCCAAAAGTGTAGGATAGTATTGTTTCTacaatttctttcttctacttcttcaATCCAGTTACTATGGGATCTTGGTCATAGAATACAGGAAGGAGAGATGCATGTGTAAGGGTTTGTAACAAAGATCCATCCTAAGGGTGTTCAAATGTTTCAGTTTGGATAAAAGAGCATGAATTACTCAGTACTGACATCAATGGGTAGATATCACAGAACCAGTTACCCAGGAGGACCCAGTGTGTGGCTATATGTAAATATGCGTTGTGAATCACCATATTTAACATGTTAAAAATCCTTAGCAATTGGTAATTTGTCTACAGCTTGTAGCAATATTGGTCCTGAGTGAAAGTGTTTTATATACACAAACTCGAAGCTAAACAACAGGGGATAGTGTCCCCACATTTCCCCCACGTCAGAGAAGCCATGTGGAGGTGGGAAAgagcagaggggagagaagagggtgAGGCAGGATCCCTATGGATAtcatatttcctccttttttctgtgGATGTAGCATTGTCCTTCCCCCCCGTCATAGCCACTCAGCCAAAATTTGAAGCTGCTGAAAATGTGGAGGAAATGGCTCCTCTaactttctgtttgtttctggCCCACCTGACATAACCTCTGGTCCATTTATCCATTTGTGCAGAGGAAGGATGTTCATCTTTCTCTatcatccatccttccattttCCCACACTGTGTTTTGTTACCTTGGTATTGCTTTCTcctctttaaaaattactttgccCTATGAGGTGTGGCAAACTAGAAAGCAAAATCAGGAGAGACAACACAACCTCAATGTCCTTGTCCATAAAGTAAGGGAATTGAGCTATATAATCCTTAAGGTTTCTTCCCAGTTCTGAAAGTCTCTTTGCTGAGTCTGTGAAATAAACATCACTTAAACTTTAATGTTTTAAGATGGACCAGGAAATCTCACCATTAGAGCAAAAAAGATGGAATACACAattttcagatggagaaagatttccTTAGAACAAAAGATTGTATATTCTGAGACACACTgtttaccataaaaaataaatttgaatcccTGAAATGACCCACATGGAAAAGATATGaggcacaaaaaagaaaagcatagaaAATGCTTCTAATGCCATTTTCCCAAGTATGTTGTTGTGAATGTACAATCAACCATAACAAGAGGCTTGGTATTTCAGCATTAATCATATGAGAAATTTTGCATTTCCCCCTGTTGTTTCAACTACACAGCATAACGTAAATCAACAAGGAGGTAGGGTAAGAATCcatatattatttctattaatCTCCCCGTTGAAATATCTAACTGTCTCCTTTAATGAGAAATCTCTGCATGGCGTTGGTGGGATTACCTCTTTCTTGTATTTTGTGCTTTTAATGAATCTTAGTGATTGTCAAAAATGATATTATAAtggtaattttatctttttactttgtGGGAGTTTATAGAATCCTAGGCTAGTTAGTTTTAAAAGGATTCTTCATTAAATAGCACCCTCGCTTAGCATGGGAAATGACAACAATTTGGGGGAAAGTGTTATTTTTTTCAACCAAGGAAAAAGACCATAAAGTGCTGATATTTCCACCATATAATGAACCTTTCATAATTCAAATATGcacttataattttttaaaaatgttttactcAGCAGAGTTGCCAGTCAGCTTTGAGGTTGACCTGTTCTGTGTGTAGACACCTCCGTACCAAGTGAGTGCCACCACTTGGCCAGACTCTGGCATCTAGGTCAGATACATGGAATAGTCATGCTCCACAAAGCCATTTAGTGTCCATTATGGGATAGCAAGAAaccatggtcttgaagaagacgAGTTTtggataattaaagaaataacagTTTGCTATAACAGGCTTCTTGGCCATATTCAATGTCCTCTCATTCCACACATGAGCAGTGAAAACAGGGCTCACTGAGTTAGCATCTCTTCAAGTCTCTCCGTAGGTAATTTAGGGACATCTAGAAGCCATATTAAGTGCAGGGGCCATGAGGAAAGCATTTGGCAAATTGAACATATTTACTCAATAATTTACGAATTAATAAGAGTTATTTGAGATAGTAAAGCATCCTTTTAACACTTAAGAGCAAATGAATATAGCTTCTTAAAGTGCCTCTCTTCTCATTGTCACTTCCTATGTGGGAGACTATTCTTTTAGGACATAATCCAATATGATGAGTAGAGGTAGCAAGTCGTgatgataaaaagagaaagaaaaggccaCGCAATTGTACTGAACTTGATGACCATtagactctgactttcttgacacTGGGCACTGTGTCCCGTTCATTTCCATATTCCCTAGATCCTAGCTTCGTTTTAGATACATATTAACTCAGAAAATGTCTGTTAACCAACAGGTAAACTCTGAGATAATGTGTCCAGAAAAATACAATGAGTGAAGTTCTAGTATTTTAAAATCAAGTACATATGTCCCAATGATCTGGTGAATTCCAGGATAGTGCTAAAATCAGATATAATCTGGAAAGTTGAGAAAAGCAAAATATTCATGTCTCAAAAATTATGATTAATTATATATTTCAAGTCTTCCTCTGCCTGTGAAGACAATTCCTGAAAAGCATGTGAGTTCTATtacaaaaatccccaaatatgcaTAAATGAAGACAGGGTACCTCAGTTTGGGCATGGCAGATCAGCTCAGGGGCAGCAAAGACTGACAGGCTATCGGCAAAGCAACCACAGCCTTGAAGAAGATGAGTTTTAGACAAATAAAAGGAATTACTGCTTTACATTGAAGTAAACATAGTTAACTCTTAGAGCAGTACAAAAGTGTTGCAAATGGAAATTGCTTCTGGAAAGGTTTAGAAAAACTCACAACTGAGAGAATAGCAAGAGGTTCTTGTCCACTTTGGATGAATTTACAGTCTTGGGGGACTGTCATGGTGAACAGGATGCATCATATTTCCCTATAACAAGTCCCTTGCTAATTTTGTCAGAATATTCTGCTGGATGGACCACTGGCCTGTGCTCCCCAGCACTTTCCATGATCGGATTGACAGTGGAGAGCTCTTTGAAAAACAATCTCTGGGAACTGATTTGCCAGAAATCATACACCTATGGAAATAAAGCGAAGGGGCCTTATTCATTATTTTCCACATTCTTGCCATCATAAAGCACCTGTGCCCTTACACTGCTCAGGAAACTGAAATAGAACACAGACGCTACGGAGGCTTGTTTACTTCCACGTTTTCCATTTTTGCCCAGAGGGTTCCCATGGGCATCATCGTGCCAACAGTGTGAATTCTCTCCTCGCAGATGCACAGGCCTTCCTTCTGGCCTTTCCCCCAACCTCCTCCTAATTTACTCAGATGATGGCCACCAATGGGACACTTCCTTTGTCTGGCTGGGATGACAGATGGCAGAGCTTCCACTGGGATTGGCATTAATAGGACTCAGAGGAGCTTCCGAGAAGGAACTGAGAGGCCATTCCTCTGTCGCCTCCAGAGACTTAGTACATCACATTTTGAATCCATCTTTGCACTCACCTTATAGGTAAAAGGGAAGAGGACAAAGGAAATAATTGCACAGTTGCAGTTAGCATTTACTTTTAGGAGAAGAACAAAGGACTTCTGCTAAAAGCGCCTATGTGACCTAATCACTAACCATTTATCCCCTTTGTTACTGAAGTCAAAATTCccggaaaaaatattttaacacatcCTTGGATAgagatgatttatttttataagctGTAGCCCAGCTTATAAAACGAAAGCTCATACATACTGCAGCAAACCATCTGTCAAGGGGGATCCAGATGAGCTAAACAGATGCAACAATTTAAGTTATTTCTGACATGCATAAATAAAACTAGCCTGGAATCAGGACTAAAAAATACTCAAAccctaaatgcttttaaaatgtcaAGGGGAACTCATCAGTGTCAGATAACCCTCTATATATAGAGCATTTCGTTGGGagagatttttttccattcttagTTTTCTCCTTCTTGAGGACTCAGAACAGTAGATAACAGTAGAAAACTCAGAATACAGTGgttcccccttatctgtggggtatatgttccaagacccctgtggatgcctgaaaccatggatagtaccgaACTCtgcatatactatgttttttcctatacgtacATATCTATgatgaaatttaatttataaattaggattATAAATTAGgaacagtaagagattaacaacaataactaataataaaatagaataattataacaatatactgtgatAAAAGTTACCATCGATTTTAGTAACCTcagtattctattttttttctttccttattaagtcgagagctttcaacttttcacgtaaaggaagcactttacagcttctctttggcatatctgaactgCCGGCATCActtctcttgtgctttggggccattattaagtaaaataaggttgACTTGAACCTGAGAGCTGTGGTAATGCGACACAATGATAACCGCAATggttactaagtgactaacgggtgggtaacatatacagcatggatatgctggacaaagggctGATTCATCTTCAGGACAGGAAGAAGCAGGCTGGCTCAaaatttcatcacgctactcagaatggcgggcaatttaaaacttataaattgtttatttctggaattttccatttaatattttctgaccgcggttgaccatgggtaactgaaactgcggaAAGCAAAACCACGGTTAAGGGAGAGGGTACTGTAGTGGATAAATAATAAGAAAGCCCTCTTTCAGGCAACCTTAtggttttttaattaaataggaAACAAATTCTGGATAGATGAAAGGAAAAGCTTTAGGTAAAAATAgagtttactgagtgcttactacatgGCAGGCAGTGTTTTAAGGGCCTTGTACATATTaacttaattctcacagcaaccctatgagcTAAGTACCATTAccatccccatttaacagatgagaaaactgagcctctAACTGATTAAGAAGCTTGATAAGGGCCATGCCACCAGTCAGTAGCAGAGCTGGAGCCTATGCACCAAACCTTTACATCCCATTGCCTTGGCATGTTCCGAACATCTTTTCTAGATCACAGAGAAATATAGCTGAGAGCATGCTGGAGCCATCCTTGACATGGGGAGAACCCTAGCAGTTCTTGTCCAGGCTTTTCTGGTGCAGAACAAACACAGGCAGAGGAAGTAAAAGACAGAGCTGTCTGGAGGTCCGTAAGATCCCTTCCTACGCCAGGCTCTAGTCTCCTCTGTGGTCACCCAGTCACACTTGCTTTGGGATGTCCTCTGTTAGCCCCAGCTCTGAACTTTCCAGCTCCTGGCAGGACTCGATCACATGCTTTCTCACTGGCCACCCCATTTCTATTGAATTTGCATTCTGCCCCTCGGCTTGCGATTTTAACAGTTGCATATAAAAACAAAGCTGAGATGAGAGGCATTCTGCCTATAGAAATATTGCTCAGCagcagtgtttctggaagagtGGTCCTTGCAGCCTGCATAGGCATCACTGGCGGCGCTTAGGAGAAGGGCAGATTCCAGGCTCCACCTAATAGCCCAGACTTCTCACTCTGGGTGTGCGGCAGATGGATCTTTTTAACAAGCTCTCTAGGTGATTCTCAcacacactgaagtttgagaaccactgacggATATAGAGAGTTTCATGCTTGATAACCCGAGCGGTGATACTATATTTCCTTATCAAGGAAAGCATTGAAGTCTCCCTACAAGAAGAAGCAGAACTTGGAGGAGCTGATCAAGTCAGGATTTGCAGTTTACTTGGAAATTTGTGGGCTACTAACTATTGAGCATATTAGACTACAACATGGAGCACCGTATTTTGGAAATTTTACCAAGGTTTTCCCACAAACGATTATCTTACAAAGTCAGATAAAGTAAAAGGGCTTTCATAGGAGACCAGACGCTTCTTTAGAGTAGCCTCAGCAATGTTTTCAGCCAATTAACAGAACAAAGAGAGTAACAGAACAAAAACAAGAGAGGGAAAAGTTCTGACTTTTTCTTCATCTTCCAAACCTGTCGCCATTTTCCTAGAAATTTTTGTCACGGATCTGGGGAGGCACATGAGCATCTTACCACAGATTGGATTTAAATTGTTTACGGTGGAGCCCTTCACCCCAAAGCCCACATGTAccctattttattttgaatttaaacTCCAGAATCCTCAAAAGCCTTCCCGGCAGGTCCAGGTGCCAATCATTTGCACGGCTTGTCTCAGGGAGACAGTCTGAGCTCATCTGTGGCTTCTCAATCAGAAAGGAGCAGTTCCCAAAGATCAGTGTCATCTGGGGGAGCTTCTCAAAGTCCCAATCCCTGGCTTTTGCCCAGATCTACTGGGTTGGAACCATTAGGAATGTGGCCCAACaatttgtatatttataaagTTCCCCGGATGATACAATAATCAGCATAAATTGGCAAACACTGCACCAACGCCTTAAATACAATATATTTTCACCTTCTGCCAACTTTATTAATGTGCAGCCTCCATTGCAAAAACTTAGCtagtctttcctctttttcttttttataagttTTCTTTTAACGTAGATTCTAGGTAAGACATTCCTGGCTAGAGTTTTGATAGAttctgccaaattgccctccaaataCACTTTACCAATAGGATATAAGGATATGAGGGGAAATATCCCCTTAGTCCCAGGAatactttaatttaattttgccCAATTGATGGGCAAAGAGCCTTCACTGCTGATTTGCAGTAACTGGTTCTTAGGAACGTGGAGCACGCTGTCCTGTGCTTAGTGGCCATGTGCGTCCCTTCCGTGTGTTGTCTGGTCATTCCTGTGTTCAGTTTTCTATTAGGTTGTCTTCTTTCCTTATGGAATTTAAGGATTTTTAATCTTCGTCTTTtgaatatattgcaaatatttcatttcaatctgttgcttgtcttttaaCTTCATTGTGTCTTCCTTGCTCatagattttacatttattttact
Proteins encoded:
- the TMEM117 gene encoding transmembrane protein 117 isoform X3, encoding MALSSQLLRLKMFREDHGSWMTMFFSTILFLFIFSHIYNTILLMDGNMGAYIITDYMGIRNESFMKLAAVGTWMGDFVTAWMVTDMMLQDKPYPDWGKSARAFWKKGNVRIILFWTVLFTLTSVVVLVITTDWISWDKLNRGFLPSDEVSRAFLASFILVFDLLIVMQDWEFPHFMGDVDVNLPGLHTPHMQFKIPFFQKIFKEEYHIHITGKWFNYGIIFLVLILDLNMWKNQIFYKPHEYGQYIGPGQKIYTVKDSESLKDLNRTKLSWEWRSNHTNPRTNKTYVEGDLFLHSRFIGASLDVKCLAFVPSLIAFVWFGFFIWFFGRFLKNEQGMENQDKTYTRMKRKSPSEHSKDMGITRENTQASVEDPLNDPALVCIRSDFNEIVYKSSHLTSENLSSHLNESTSGTEADPDPTTSKSTPTN
- the TMEM117 gene encoding transmembrane protein 117 isoform X6 is translated as MGIRNESFMKLAAVGTWMGDFVTAWMVTDMMLQDKPYPDWGKSARAFWKKGNVRIILFWTVLFTLTSVVVLVITTDWISWDKLNRGFLPSDEVSRAFLASFILVFDLLIVMQDWEFPHFMGDVDVNLPGLHTPHMQFKIPFFQKIFKEEYHIHITGKWFNYGIIFLVLILDLNMWKNQIFYKPHEYGQYIGPGQKIYTVKDSESLKDLNRTKLSWEWRSNHTNPRTNKTYVEGDLFLHSRFIGASLDVKCLAFVPSLIAFVWFGFFIWFFGRFLKNEQGMENQDKTYTRMKRKSPSEHSKDMGITRENTQASVEDPLNDPALVCIRSDFNEIVYKSSHLTSENLSSHLNESTSGTEADPDPTTSKSTPTN
- the TMEM117 gene encoding transmembrane protein 117 isoform X4 yields the protein MATANVPVPGEVSPLTEMHTGPIRAYIITDYMGIRNESFMKLAAVGTWMGDFVTAWMVTDMMLQDKPYPDWGKSARAFWKKGNVRIILFWTVLFTLTSVVVLVITTDWISWDKLNRGFLPSDEVSRAFLASFILVFDLLIVMQDWEFPHFMGDVDVNLPGLHTPHMQFKIPFFQKIFKEEYHIHITGKWFNYGIIFLVLILDLNMWKNQIFYKPHEYGQYIGPGQKIYTVKDSESLKDLNRTKLSWEWRSNHTNPRTNKTYVEGDLFLHSRFIGASLDVKCLAFVPSLIAFVWFGFFIWFFGRFLKNEQGMENQDKTYTRMKRKSPSEHSKDMGITRENTQASVEDPLNDPALVCIRSDFNEIVYKSSHLTSENLSSHLNESTSGTEADPDPTTSKSTPTN
- the TMEM117 gene encoding transmembrane protein 117 isoform X2, which gives rise to MWVEERPLLVDNQCLKICQDILDKAALMNSTEDFMRLRGNILQNSSSLERAYIITDYMGIRNESFMKLAAVGTWMGDFVTAWMVTDMMLQDKPYPDWGKSARAFWKKGNVRIILFWTVLFTLTSVVVLVITTDWISWDKLNRGFLPSDEVSRAFLASFILVFDLLIVMQDWEFPHFMGDVDVNLPGLHTPHMQFKIPFFQKIFKEEYHIHITGKWFNYGIIFLVLILDLNMWKNQIFYKPHEYGQYIGPGQKIYTVKDSESLKDLNRTKLSWEWRSNHTNPRTNKTYVEGDLFLHSRFIGASLDVKCLAFVPSLIAFVWFGFFIWFFGRFLKNEQGMENQDKTYTRMKRKSPSEHSKDMGITRENTQASVEDPLNDPALVCIRSDFNEIVYKSSHLTSENLSSHLNESTSGTEADPDPTTSKSTPTN
- the TMEM117 gene encoding transmembrane protein 117 isoform X5, with amino-acid sequence MATCHSHRTNSWQVSVPSAFVWSVAPVKNVSRGSWVVDDNVLQHNSLSLHIFSHIQHDSSNGWEHGVTDMMLQDKPYPDWGKSARAFWKKGNVRIILFWTVLFTLTSVVVLVITTDWISWDKLNRGFLPSDEVSRAFLASFILVFDLLIVMQDWEFPHFMGDVDVNLPGLHTPHMQFKIPFFQKIFKEEYHIHITGKWFNYGIIFLVLILDLNMWKNQIFYKPHEYGQYIGPGQKIYTVKDSESLKDLNRTKLSWEWRSNHTNPRTNKTYVEGDLFLHSRFIGASLDVKCLAFVPSLIAFVWFGFFIWFFGRFLKNEQGMENQDKTYTRMKRKSPSEHSKDMGITRENTQASVEDPLNDPALVCIRSDFNEIVYKSSHLTSENLSSHLNESTSGTEADPDPTTSKSTPTN